AGGCGGTCGCGAGTCACCGCTCCCACCAAGGTCAACTCGCCCATCACCAAACGCTAGCAGTTGTTGAGCGCCGAGTTTTCAACAGGCTGCCGGCAGCCTGATTTGTGTTGTAGCTCTCGCCTTCTGAGCGTCCGAAGATCAAACGCGAAGCACCGCGGCGCCCCAATGCAGTCCGGCGCCAAGCGCCAACATGCAGACCGTCTGTCCCGCCCTCAAGCGACCGTCTCGCCGCATCTCATCCATCAAGATCGGGATCGTCGCCGCTGAAGTGTTGCCGTAACGCGAGATGTTGGACGGCACCCTCTCCGCAGGCACTCCAAGGCGCTCACGCACTGCATCGTTGATGCGCTGGTTCGCTTGATGCGCGATGAACCAATCCACGTTCTCCAGCTTGACCTGCGCCTGATTACAAGCCCTGCGTACGCTATCGGGCAGTCGACTCACTGCCGTTCGAAAGACGTCTCGCCCCTCCATCGCCGGAATCATCAAATCCTCATCGACCGTCCGCTGAGACACGAACGGCCTCGAGCGAAAGCCCGCAGGGATATACAGCTTGTGGGCGTGGCGCCCGTCGCTGTGAACATCGAGCGAGAGCAAGCCAGCAGCCTTCTCCTCCGTAGCTTCCACGAGCAATGCTCCGGCACCGTCACCGAACAGGATCGCGAGTCCACGATGGCGCGTTGCGCGTTCCCAGTCTTCCCCGGAGGGCTTGCGGTCTGCACCGTCCAGGATGTCCCAGTCCCGCCAGGGCATGAACCCCGCGTGGGCCTCCGCCCCGACGATCAACACGCGGCGTGCCGCGCCGCTGGCGATGAGTGAACCCGCGAGCTGAAAGCTGTAGATCATGGCTGCGCACTGGGTGCGAATGTCGAGCGCGGGTACGCCAGGACAGCCGAGAGCCGCCCCGAGCAGGGGCCCACTCCCCGGAAACACGTGATCCGGCGTCATCGTGTTGAACAGGATGTAGTCGAGTTCTTCCGGGGTACGCCCCGCGTCCTCCAGGGCTTTCCGCGCGGCAGGAAGCGCGAGTTCACTGACACCTACGCCTTCGGGGCAGTAGTGCCGCTGGGCTATACCCGTGCGCTTCCGGATCCACTCATCGCTGGTCTCCATGACCCGCGCAAGGTCATCGTTCGTATACGGGCGCCCGGGCAGGTAACGGCCGCTGCCCGTGATCTCGAATCCAATCATCTGTTCTCCGAATCGCGCTCACGGTCCGGGCGCGACGGGGCAAGGTCTAGTGCAGTTTCAGGGGCAGCGTCACGCCAACAAATCACTGCATAGCTGCTCACCTCACTCTACGGAACGGCTTTGACGACCAGCCAACCGGTGGCTCAACCTGTTGTTTCCGCCGGTATTCAGCTCAGGCGGCTTCTCGACCACCGTGAGCATCCTTCGAACTGCGGAGTACGACTCAACGGCGACTGGGTGACCTTCAGTGAATCCGCGCCTCGATGGGCAGCGCTGCGACAATCTCCGCCTCACGCTCCGCCAGTTGGTCGAGACGAGCTTCGCACTGCTCACTCCCGAATTCTTCGCTAGCGAGGCGAACGAATAACGTCGCGTGTCCCGCTTCTGAGATCTGCAAGCGACGAAACTGAGCCGCGAGACGCTCCTCGCCCCGCGCCTCGAGCTCGGCCCTCAACAGGGAGAAGCGCTCGCAGGAGCGCTCCTCGATCAGCGCGGCAACGAGCAACCGATCGAGCTTCCGCTCCTTGGGGTGAGAGCGTAGCAGCTTGAACAGCGCCTTCGCGTAGGGGTCTCCTGGGTCTCGCCCGAGTCGCACCCCACGCTCCAAGAGCAAATCGTATACCTCGCGGAAATGTCTCATCTCCTCCTCCGCGAGCTTGCTCATGGCACGGACCAACCCGGTGTCATCCGGGTAGTCGTTGATCAACGCGATCGCGCTGACGCTGGCCTTCTTCTCGCAGTGGGCATGATCACAAAGCGTTGCGTCGAGCGCATCCACCGCCTGCGAGGCCCAACCTGTGTCAGTTGCCAACTTGAGAATGCGCGAGTCCATCGGGACTCTGCCTAGCGTCGCCGGGGGGAACGTTCAAGTTCGTCCCGGCGACAGGCGAATCCCCGTCCTGGCTGGTGACCTCCTGAAACGAGGCTATGCTGCGCCCACCATGCTGCTCAAAGGCCTAACTCAGGTCCCTACATCGAGGCTCGAACGGTTGCTGAAGTTGTTGCATCAGGAACAGGTGGGCCTCCCGTTGTCCGGGGCCAGCTTGATGACCGCAGGCATGAGCGACATCGCCGACGACGTCGCGCTCCTCAAAGGGCTCGAGCGCGGAGCGGTTCAGGCGGTGTTGGTCGCGGTCATCGCGGAGCGCAGGCGCAAGCGACCAGCGATTGACTGAAGGCTGCTCGCGCGCCACCAGGCGGCGGCATCCGACGAGCGCGAAGGCTCAGCGGCGCTTTGCGGCCTGTTTCAGTGCTTTGGCGAGTGTGTCGAGCTGCCCTCGCAGCGCGTTGACGCGATCCACCATCTCGTTCAGTGCCGCGGGCTCCAAGCTCGACGCACTCTCGAGATCGCCAAGCAAGTCCTCTCGACCATCTGCAAAGCGATCCAGTTGGCGGATCGCCTTTGCAAACCGGGGCAGCGGCTTGCGACCTTTGCGTGCCTTCCGCGTGGCGCGTAATCGCGTCGCTTCGGTACGCAGCTTTTCCACGGACCAGCGTTGCTTTTCAGTTTGGCTCACGAGGCGCCGCTGCTGAGCCGCAGACAGACCGAGCACCAAGCTGAGGTGACTCATGCCGACGTGCTCCCAGTCGGGTTGCATGCCGAGATCGCGACACATCTCGTAGATTGCGGCGCAGCGATACAACGCTTGAGCGCTCATGCGCCCTTCGAGCTCAGACGCGATCTTGCGGAAGGTGGTCCGGCCGCGTCGACCGTGTTCCGGGCGTTCCCCGGCGTACAGATCTTCCACGATCAGCCTTCCGACTGCGTAGGCATCCTCCGGTCGTAACTTTCCGCGACGCGTGTCGAAGACCGCCTCCGGCCAGGCGATGTCACGCGGCTTGGCGGCAGAGACCTTGTTATCGGACTTGTTCGTGCGCCGACCTGCGCGTGATTTTACCCGCATAAGACCATGGATTAGCCCAGAGTTCACGTTCGTTCAACGGTGTTTCCGTAAGGGATTGTCGTTTGCGCGCAGCGGCTGTCGTTTGCAGCGGCTGTCGTTTGCAGCCGCTGTCGTTTGCAGCCGCTGTCGTTTGCAGCGGCTGTCGTTTGCTGCCGCTGTCGTTTGCTGCGGCTGTCGTTTGCTGCGGCTGTCGTTCGCGCCATGTTTTTCCGCAAGCGTGATTCGTGTGTGGTGACGCTGGTTCCCCGAGGTTTCGCTGCGTTGAATTTCTTGCTGCGTCGATTGTTTCGCTGCGTTGAATTTCTTGCTGCGTTGATTTTCTCGCCGCAGTGTTTCGCTGCGTTGATTTTCTCGCCGCAGTGCAGGACCCGAACGGTTGCGAGTCCATCGACCTCGAAGACTCAACGCACCTAGAACCGCCGGGTTGACGGACCTCCAGGCAAATCACCTTGTGTGGCAGATCCACACAAGACGCCACCCACGCCCCTTGATTGCCCCCAACTGAATCCAGTCAGTGTAGCGAACCAACACGAGATCCAGCAAATGCATCGATCTGCCTGGATACCGTGGTGGCTCAGTTCGCGCCTGGGAGGCGCGAACGAACAACAATTCCCCCTTGTCGTAGCCGCCCATTTCACCAGAGCAGCAGCCATGCTGCTTGCAACTGGCCGTTTCGGAGCCGCTTCGGCTCGGCGGACGCTACCGCCGTTGCGGCGGCAGTGTGCTGTCACGGTGCTTTCAGATCGTTCACTGGGCAATCGCGCTGCGCTGCCAGCTCGCTCACTGAGACCACCGTGCGTGTGTGGTCGCGCCTCTTCGCTTTCCCTACGGTGAAGCCTCGCCCGGTTGGCAGA
This Polyangiaceae bacterium DNA region includes the following protein-coding sequences:
- a CDS encoding tRNA-(ms[2]io[6]A)-hydroxylase, which codes for MDSRILKLATDTGWASQAVDALDATLCDHAHCEKKASVSAIALINDYPDDTGLVRAMSKLAEEEMRHFREVYDLLLERGVRLGRDPGDPYAKALFKLLRSHPKERKLDRLLVAALIEERSCERFSLLRAELEARGEERLAAQFRRLQISEAGHATLFVRLASEEFGSEQCEARLDQLAEREAEIVAALPIEARIH
- a CDS encoding ketoacyl-ACP synthase III; translation: MGFEITGSGRYLPGRPYTNDDLARVMETSDEWIRKRTGIAQRHYCPEGVGVSELALPAARKALEDAGRTPEELDYILFNTMTPDHVFPGSGPLLGAALGCPGVPALDIRTQCAAMIYSFQLAGSLIASGAARRVLIVGAEAHAGFMPWRDWDILDGADRKPSGEDWERATRHRGLAILFGDGAGALLVEATEEKAAGLLSLDVHSDGRHAHKLYIPAGFRSRPFVSQRTVDEDLMIPAMEGRDVFRTAVSRLPDSVRRACNQAQVKLENVDWFIAHQANQRINDAVRERLGVPAERVPSNISRYGNTSAATIPILMDEMRRDGRLRAGQTVCMLALGAGLHWGAAVLRV